One genomic window of Polyangium aurulentum includes the following:
- a CDS encoding RCC1 domain-containing protein translates to MYVGNGFHHYCAILKDGSLHCWGRNEDGELGDGSVVSKTQPVKVALPKPALQVEGGLTQTCAVLTDGTVACWGVANKTPMVVQGLKNIKEVATGSGYACAVDLAGTLFCWGNNVYGQLGTGDTSFGIVPVQIMSGVLQVSAGDKHTCAVKAGGTLQCWGYNNQGQLGIGSTTNQHSPTNVAGLSGVVEVRCGANHTCARHAGAISCWGNDNQDQLGTTPGSDNTKPQLVSLFDVQSVALGINHTGAIAAGGVFMWGPNEVGQLGNGTKTGSGKPIAAAVLDSVTPSMLVLGSSSSCMLAQMGAIYCWGGNVYGQLGNGTTTSSLTPTPVIWP, encoded by the coding sequence GTGTATGTGGGAAACGGGTTCCATCATTATTGCGCGATCCTGAAGGACGGAAGTCTCCACTGCTGGGGGCGCAACGAGGATGGCGAGCTCGGGGATGGCTCGGTGGTGTCGAAGACGCAGCCGGTGAAGGTGGCGCTTCCAAAACCTGCGCTCCAGGTGGAAGGAGGCCTGACGCAGACCTGCGCGGTGCTCACCGACGGGACCGTGGCGTGCTGGGGAGTCGCGAACAAGACGCCCATGGTCGTGCAGGGGCTCAAAAACATCAAGGAAGTCGCCACCGGAAGCGGGTATGCGTGCGCCGTCGACCTGGCTGGGACACTGTTTTGCTGGGGCAACAACGTCTATGGTCAACTGGGCACGGGTGACACTTCATTCGGAATCGTCCCGGTACAGATCATGTCGGGGGTACTTCAAGTGTCCGCCGGAGATAAACACACGTGCGCGGTGAAGGCGGGCGGCACGCTCCAGTGCTGGGGTTACAACAACCAGGGCCAGCTCGGTATCGGCTCGACAACGAACCAGCATTCACCGACCAATGTCGCCGGTCTATCCGGTGTCGTCGAGGTTCGCTGTGGAGCGAATCACACATGCGCTCGCCACGCCGGGGCGATATCTTGCTGGGGTAACGATAATCAGGACCAGCTTGGAACCACCCCTGGATCCGACAACACGAAGCCGCAGCTCGTCAGCCTGTTCGATGTGCAATCGGTGGCGCTGGGTATCAATCACACAGGCGCGATTGCCGCAGGCGGCGTGTTCATGTGGGGCCCGAACGAGGTCGGTCAGCTCGGCAATGGAACCAAGACGGGCTCGGGTAAGCCGATTGCCGCTGCCGTGCTGGATTCCGTGACTCCGAGCATGCTGGTGCTTGGCAGCTCTTCATCCTGCATGCTGGCCCAGATGGGGGCGATTTACTGCTGGGGGGGCAATGTGTACGGGCAGCTTGGAAATGGCACGACGACGAGCTCGCTCACGCCCACTCCTGTGATCTGGCCCTGA
- a CDS encoding penicillin-insensitive murein endopeptidase codes for MQRLLLLIASVLVLAGCMGTPTPLAPGLRGSVGFPHQGVLTDAAPLPPRGTGYRLYRMKTDTRWGNPRLVAAIQGAARTVSQVRPGAPLLVGDLSARRGGAWTGHRSHRTGRDADLLLYCLTPDGRSIPSPGFVHFGPDGLAETEDGKFVRLDVPRTWEIVKALVDAPEANVQWLFLARWLEALVIEHARARGEDPELVWRAENVLLQPKDSASHDDHLHLRIACTPDEAVAGCAGGPIWPWLPGPLELGDQPEADLLRAILDELVPDAAGARESSLP; via the coding sequence ATGCAGCGCCTTCTCCTCTTGATCGCCTCCGTCCTCGTCCTCGCCGGTTGCATGGGCACGCCCACGCCGCTCGCGCCCGGCTTGCGCGGATCGGTGGGCTTCCCGCACCAGGGCGTGCTCACCGACGCCGCGCCCTTGCCCCCGCGTGGCACGGGCTATCGCCTCTATCGCATGAAGACCGACACCCGCTGGGGCAACCCGCGCCTCGTCGCCGCGATCCAGGGCGCGGCCCGCACGGTGAGCCAGGTTCGTCCGGGCGCCCCGCTGCTCGTGGGCGATCTGTCGGCGCGGCGCGGGGGCGCGTGGACGGGCCATCGCTCGCACCGCACGGGGCGCGACGCGGACCTGTTGCTCTACTGCCTGACGCCCGACGGCCGCTCGATCCCGAGCCCCGGCTTCGTCCACTTCGGCCCCGACGGCCTCGCCGAGACCGAGGACGGCAAGTTCGTTCGCCTCGACGTTCCGCGCACCTGGGAGATCGTCAAGGCGCTCGTCGACGCGCCGGAGGCGAACGTGCAGTGGCTCTTTCTGGCGCGGTGGCTCGAGGCGCTCGTCATCGAGCACGCGCGGGCGCGGGGCGAGGATCCGGAGCTGGTCTGGCGCGCGGAGAACGTCCTGCTCCAGCCGAAGGACAGCGCCTCGCACGACGATCACCTGCACCTGCGCATCGCCTGCACCCCGGACGAGGCCGTGGCCGGCTGCGCGGGCGGCCCGATCTGGCCCTGGCTGCCCGGCCCGCTCGAGCTGGGCGATCAACCCGAGGCCGATCTGCTCCGCGCGATCCTCGACGAGCTCGTTCCCGACGCGGCCGGCGCGCGAGAGTCCTCCCTTCCATGA
- a CDS encoding DNA-methyltransferase produces the protein MTNLFAHGDAADVCAALPPDVRFDLVYLDPPFGVGVSMTARTEAGQTRGRRTRAGGPIAYEDRFDPDALVTMLMPRLEAIRSRMNPGATLYVHLDHRTVHEVKVAADRLFGRGAFLGEVIWTPGNGGRGARGFAVTHQTLLLYARAPSERKEVVYNAADPMLREPYAATSLSMHFKKQDDAGRYYRERVIGGKAYRYYADEGRRLGSVWTDAPAMVANTPLRDEGTGYPTQKPEKLLERTVRASSRPGSTVADLMCGSGTTLVVAARLGRRFVGGDASEVAVETATRRLQAENIEFSILTGASYRAKSEGGPASLDNP, from the coding sequence ATGACGAACCTCTTCGCCCACGGCGACGCGGCGGACGTCTGCGCGGCGCTCCCGCCGGACGTGCGCTTCGATCTCGTCTACCTCGACCCTCCGTTCGGCGTGGGCGTCTCGATGACGGCGCGCACCGAGGCCGGTCAAACGCGCGGCCGGCGCACGCGCGCGGGCGGGCCCATCGCCTACGAGGACCGCTTCGATCCCGACGCGCTCGTGACCATGCTGATGCCGCGGCTCGAGGCGATCCGGTCGCGCATGAACCCTGGCGCCACGCTCTACGTGCACCTCGATCATCGCACCGTGCACGAGGTGAAGGTCGCCGCCGATCGCCTCTTCGGCCGCGGCGCCTTCCTCGGCGAGGTCATCTGGACGCCTGGCAACGGAGGCCGCGGGGCGCGTGGGTTCGCGGTGACGCACCAGACGCTATTGCTCTACGCGCGTGCGCCTTCGGAGCGGAAGGAGGTCGTCTACAACGCGGCCGATCCGATGCTGCGCGAGCCCTACGCGGCGACGAGCCTGTCCATGCACTTCAAGAAGCAGGACGACGCGGGCCGCTACTACCGGGAGCGCGTGATCGGGGGCAAGGCGTACCGCTACTACGCGGACGAGGGCCGGCGGCTCGGCAGTGTGTGGACGGACGCGCCGGCGATGGTGGCGAACACGCCGTTGCGGGACGAGGGGACGGGCTACCCGACGCAGAAGCCGGAGAAGCTGCTGGAGCGCACCGTGCGGGCGTCGAGCCGGCCGGGCTCGACGGTGGCGGATCTGATGTGCGGGAGCGGGACCACGCTGGTGGTGGCGGCGCGGCTCGGGCGCCGGTTCGTGGGCGGGGATGCGAGCGAGGTGGCCGTCGAGACCGCGACCCGGCGGCTGCAAGCAGAAAATATAGAATTTTCAATCTTGACGGGGGCTTCGTATAGAGCGAAATCCGAGGGCGGTCCGGCGTCTCTCGATAACCCTTAG